The proteins below come from a single Oncorhynchus keta strain PuntledgeMale-10-30-2019 chromosome 1, Oket_V2, whole genome shotgun sequence genomic window:
- the LOC118358381 gene encoding 52 kDa repressor of the inhibitor of the protein kinase-like has translation MPNFCAAPNCTRKSTQSDLAFFRFPRDPERCRLWVENCRRADLEAKTSDQLNKHYRLCAKHFDPAMVCKTSPYRTVLKDTAIPTIFDLTSHLKNPHSRHRKRIKELTEEDIRRIKERRLASSIEQLHSKKDIEATEGQDATEEEIKLSPEEKEFRDYLRSLFEIIFMLGKQNIPLETNVPEGLERDPSNFQALLEYRINAGDEALKRRFEATAVNVEYLSTAQQSQLLDVCEGTVREEVLMEVRESRFFSLVTGDLVEFAGERHLPLFLRFVDQSNTLREEFLDFLPFEGDEASLVERLETQVTDGWGLRMEDCRGQAHVATGTFATKMKAVAVGLMGKYPMAMHTPCSTCALNIHLANSLPFPSVQVVMATLRKIGNFFKQSPSLQAELEKAISVYHQGNYEKATELKEACSSNWTVQHNVFELTVDLLESLLLCMDCIRDNENVKFPDAMTGDAYSIAETLADFEFIVTLVILKNALSFTRAFGKNLQGEALDVFFAANSLTAVLHSLNEVFDNIEVYHEFWFEEAVNLAGTMEIPVKVPRLFLRKHRSPDTGEIPPETYFKEYVTVPVIRGIIDEVDDIFSQSNLKALKCLSLVPAIMGQMKFNTSEENHADVYRKDLPNPDTLPAELHCWKIKWKHRSKEVRLPSTIHETLQLSDVKFFPNVNCFLKVLTTLPVLMLEDSGSSETSRKRLQTYLSDTPIKHRCKSLAVLHINSHVKHDLDVMVEKYCRLYPEDEPEPEPESEISTVVI, from the exons ATGCCCAATTTTTGCGCGGCTCCAAATTGTACCAGGAAGAGCACTCAATCCGATTTGGCTTTTTTCAGGTTTCCAAGAGATCCAGAAAG ATGTAGGCTCTGGGTTGAGAACTGTCGACGGGCGGATCTGGAGGCGAAAACATCAGACCAACTCAATAAACACTACAGACTGTGTGCCAAACACTTTGACCCGGCTATGGTTTGTAAAACA AGCCCTTACAGAACAGTACTGAAGGATACTGCTATTCCAACCATATTTGATTTAACAAGCCACCTCAAAAATCCTCATAGCAGACATCGCAAGCGGATCAAAGAATTG ACTGAAGAAGACATAAGGAGAATTAAAGAGAGAAGAT TGGCATCCTCCATTGAACAGCTCCACTCAAAGAAAGACATTGAGGCAACTGAGGGTCAAGATGCCACTGAGGAGGAAATCAAGCTGTCCCCAGAGGAGAAGGAGTTCCGAGATTACCTGAGGTCTCTATTTGAGATTATTTTCATGCTAGGAAAGCAGAACATCCCATTGGAGACCAATGTCCCAGAAGGACTGGAGAGAGATCCCAGTAATTTCCAGGCCTTACTGGAGTACCGCATTAATGCTGGAGATGAGGCTCTGAAGAGACGGTTTGAGGCCACAGCAGTGAATGTGGAGTACCTCTCCACGGCCCAGCAGAGCCAGCTCCTAGACGTCTGTGAGGGCACTGTCAGAGAGGAGGTCCTCATGGAGGTGAGAGAGAGTCGCTTCTTCTCACTGGTCACAGGGGACCTGGTGGAGTTCGCTGGGGAGAGACACCTGCCTCTCTTTCTGCGGTTTGTAGATCAGTCCAACACTCTCAGGGAGGAGTTCTTGGACTTTTTGCCGTTCGAGGGGGACGAGGCCTCACTGGTGGAGAGGCTAGAGACCCAAGTGACAGACGGGTGGGGGCTGAGGATGGAGGACTGCCGTGGCCAGGCCCATGTAGCCACCGGCACCTTTGCCACTAAGATGAAAGCTGTGGCAGTCGGACTGATGGGAAAGTACCCCATGGCAATGCACACGCCTTGTTCCACCTGCGCACTGAATATACACCTGGCCAACAGCCTTCCCTTCCCCAGTGTTCAGGTTGTCATGGCAACCCTGAGAAAGATTGGCAACTTCTTTAAGCAGTCTCCATCCTTGCAGGCTGAGCTGGAGAAGGCCATCTCTGTTTACCACCAGGGAAATTATGAGAAGGCAACCGAGCTGAAGGAGGCCTGCAGCTCTAACTGGACAGTGCAGCACAACGTGTTTGAACTGACTGTGGACCTGCTCGAGTCCCTCCTGCTGTGCATGGACTGCATTCGGGACAATGAGAACGTCAAGTTTCCTGACGCTATGACTGGGGACGCCTACTCGATCGCAGAGACCCTGGCTGACTTTGAGTTTATTGTCACCTTGGTCATCCTGAAAAATGCTCTTTCTTTCACACGAGCCTTCGGCAAAAACCTGCAAGGGGAGGCCCTTGATGTGTTCTTCGCTGCCAACAGTCTAACAGCTGTCCTGCACTCTCTGAATGAAGTCTTCGACAACATCGAGGTCTACCATGAGTTTTGGTTTGAGGAGGCTGTGAATCTGGCGGGTACCATGGAGATCCCGGTGAAGGTGCCTCGTCTGTTCCTCCGGAAGCACCGATCGCCCGACACAGGCGAGATCCCGCCAGAGACTTACTTCAAGGAGTATGTGACGGTCCCGGTGATCCGCGGCATCATCGATGAAGTGGACGACATCTTCTCCCAGAGCAACCTCAAAGCCCTCAAGTGCCTGTCCCTGGTCCCTGCCATCATGGGCCAGATGAAGTTCAACACCTCAGAGGAGAACCATGCAGATGTGTACCGCAAGGACCTCCCCAACCCAGACACGCTGCCCGCTGAGCTGCATTGCTGGAAGATCAAATGGAAGCACCGGAGCAAGGAGGTCCGCCTGCCCTCCACCATCCACGAGACACTTCAGCTGTCGGACGTCAAGTTCTTCCCCAACGTCAACTGCTTCCTGAAGGTCCTGACCACCCTGCCTGTTCTGATGCTGGAGGACAGCGGCAGCTCTGAGACATCCAGGAAACGCCTGCAGACTTATCTCAGTGACACACCTATCAAACACAGGTGCAAGAGTCTAGCTGTGCTCCACATAAACTCTCATGTTAAGCATGACCTGGATGTCATGGTTGAAAAATACTGCAGACTGTACCCCGAGGATGAGCCTGAACCCGAGCCAGAGTCTGAGATCAGCACTGTGGTGATATAG
- the LOC118358445 gene encoding dual specificity tyrosine-phosphorylation-regulated kinase 1A-like isoform X1 — protein sequence MHPGGETSACKPSSVRLAPSFSFHAAGLQMAAPMPHTHQQYSDRHQPSTDQTAAVLPYSDQAQQLTANPRHMPQCFRDPTLAPLRKLSIDLIKTYKQINEVYYAKKKRRHQTGQGEDSSHKKERKVFNDGYDDDNYDYIVKNGEKWMDRYEIDSLIGKGSFGQVVKAYDRAEQEWVAIKIIKNKKAFLNQAQIEVRLLELMNKHDTEMKYYIVHLKRHFMFRNHLCLVFEMLSYNLYDLLRNTNFRGVSLNLTRKFAQQLCTALLFLATPELSIIHCDLKPENILLCNPKRSAIKIVDFGSSCQLGQRIYQYIQSRFYRSPEVLLGMPYDLAIDMWSLGCILVEMHTGEPLFSGANEVDQMNKIVEVLGIPPNHIMDLAPKARKFFEKLSDGTWSVKKTKDGKRYKPPASRKLHSILGVEAGGPGGRRAGESGHAVADYLKFKDLILRMLDYDPKSRIQPYYALQHSFFKKTADEGTNTSSSVSTSPALEQSQSSGTTSSTSSSSGGSSGTSTSGRARSDPTHHHLHSGGHFGAVLPAIDGDTLCPQARKTYPPPLVRGGGVGPEPVAGETHPVQETTFHVPPQHPKALHPHSHPHHHHAQVMATRPRPRHYTSPTHSASTQDSMEVVHGHLSMTSLSSSASSSSTSSSSTGNHGNQAYQLRHLPFGHHGGLSMGLGAFSNPRQETGMAAHPAYPMGTNTGPAHYLPEGHLGMRQGMDREESPMTGVCVQQSSMASS from the exons ATGCATCCAG GAGGAGAGACTTCAGCATGCAAACCTTCGTCCGTCCGGCTTGCGCCCTCTTTTTCTTTCCACGCTGCTGGTCTTCAGATGGCTGCTCCAATGCCCCATACGCACCAGCAGTACAGTGACCGCCACCAGCCAAGCACTGACCAAACTGCTGCGGTCCTACCGTACAGCGACCAGGCGCAACAGCTCACTGCCAATCCG AGGCACATGCCCCAGTGCTTTCGTGACCCTACTTTGGCTCCCCTGCGGAAGCTCTCCATAGACCTTATCAAAACCTATAAACAGATCAATGAG GTGTATTATGCAAAAAAGAAGCGGCGGCACCAAACGGGTCAGGGTGAAGACTCCAGTCacaagaaagagaggaaggtcTTCAATGATGGCTACGACGATGACAACTACGATTACATTGTCAAGAATGGGGAAAAGTGGATGGACCGCTATGAGATTGACTCCTTGATCGGCAAAGGGTCATTTGGACAG GTTGTAAAAGCGTATGACCGTGCAGAGCAGGAGTGGGTTGCCATCAAGATCATCAAGAACAAAAAAGCTTTTCTCAATCAAGCCCAGATTGAAGTGCGTCTCCTGGAGCTCATGAACAAACATGACACTGAGATGAAATACTACATAG TTCACCTGAAACGTCACTTCATGTTCCGCAACCACCTCTGCCTGGTGTTTGAGATGCTCTCGTACAACCTATATGACCTGCTGCGGAACACCAACTTCCGTGGCGTCTCTCTCAACCTGACCAGGAAGTTTGCCCAGCAGCTTTGCACTGCGCTACTGTTCCTGGCCACGCCTGAGCTAAGCATCATCCACTGTGACCTGAAGCCTGAGAACATCCTGCTGTGCAACCCCAAAAGGAGCGCCATCAAGATAGTGGACTTTGGCAGCTCCTGCCAACTGGGACAGAGG ATATACCAGTACATCCAGAGTCGTTTTTACCGCTCCCCAGAGGTGCTGCTGGGCATGCCCTATGACCTGGCCATCGACATGTGGTCCCTGGGCTGCATCCTGGTAGAAATGCACACCGGAGAGCCCCTCTTCAGTGGCGCCAATGAG GTGGACCAGATGAATAAGATAGTTGAAGTTCTAGGTATCCCCCCCAATCATATTATGGACCTAGCCCCAAAAGCCAGGAAGTTCTTTGAGAAGCTATCAGATGGCACATGGAGCGTTAAGAAGACCAAAGATGGCAAAAGG TATAAACCTCCAGCCTCTcgaaagctccactccatcctggGTGTGGAGGCCGGGGGTCCAGGTGGCCGGCGGGCGGGGGAGTCTGGCCACGCCGTCGCTGACTACTTGAAGTTCAAGGACCTGATCCTGCGGATGTTGGACTACGACCCCAAGAGCCGCATACAGCCCTACTACGCCCTACAGCACAGCTTCTTCAAGAAGACTGCAGACGAGGGGACCAACACGAGCAGCAGTGTGTCTACCAGCCCAGCGCTGGAGCAGTCCCAGTCCTCTGGAACCACCTCCAGCACCTCCTCCAGCTCCG gaGGATCATCTGGGACAAGTACCAGTGGCAGAGCAAGGTCTGACCCCACCCATCACCACCTACACAGTGGAGGGCACTTTGGGGCAGTGCTGCCAGCCATCGATGGTGACACCCTCTGTCCACAG GCAAGAAAGACTTACCCTCCCCCATTGGTGAGGGGAGGCGGTGTTGGACCAGAGCCAGTGGCCGGAGAGACCCACCCAGTCCAGGAGACCACCTTCCATGTCCCTCCTCAGCACCCCAAGGCCCTGCACCCCCACTCCCACCCCCATCATCACCACGCGCAGGTGATGGCCACAAGGCCCCGGCCACGGCATTACACCTCTCCCACACACAGCGCCTCCACACAGGACTCCATGGAGGTGGTGCATGGCCATCTGTCCATgacctccctgtcttcctctgcctcctcttcctccacatcTTCCTCTTCCACTGGGAACCATGGCAACCAGGCCTACCAGCTCCGCCACCTGCCCTTTGGGCATCACGGCGGGCTGAGCATGGGGTTGGGCGCCTTCTCGAACCCCCGGCAGGAGACGGGCATGGCCGCCCACCCTGCGTACCCCATGGGCACAAACACTGGGCCGGCTCACTACCTACCAGAGGGCCACCTGGGCATGAGGCAGGGCATGGACCGGGAGGAGTCTCCCATGACTGGAGTGTGTGTGCAGCAGAGTTCCATGGCCAGCTCGTGA
- the LOC118358445 gene encoding dual specificity tyrosine-phosphorylation-regulated kinase 1A-like isoform X2 produces the protein MAAPMPHTHQQYSDRHQPSTDQTAAVLPYSDQAQQLTANPRHMPQCFRDPTLAPLRKLSIDLIKTYKQINEVYYAKKKRRHQTGQGEDSSHKKERKVFNDGYDDDNYDYIVKNGEKWMDRYEIDSLIGKGSFGQVVKAYDRAEQEWVAIKIIKNKKAFLNQAQIEVRLLELMNKHDTEMKYYIVHLKRHFMFRNHLCLVFEMLSYNLYDLLRNTNFRGVSLNLTRKFAQQLCTALLFLATPELSIIHCDLKPENILLCNPKRSAIKIVDFGSSCQLGQRIYQYIQSRFYRSPEVLLGMPYDLAIDMWSLGCILVEMHTGEPLFSGANEVDQMNKIVEVLGIPPNHIMDLAPKARKFFEKLSDGTWSVKKTKDGKRYKPPASRKLHSILGVEAGGPGGRRAGESGHAVADYLKFKDLILRMLDYDPKSRIQPYYALQHSFFKKTADEGTNTSSSVSTSPALEQSQSSGTTSSTSSSSGGSSGTSTSGRARSDPTHHHLHSGGHFGAVLPAIDGDTLCPQARKTYPPPLVRGGGVGPEPVAGETHPVQETTFHVPPQHPKALHPHSHPHHHHAQVMATRPRPRHYTSPTHSASTQDSMEVVHGHLSMTSLSSSASSSSTSSSSTGNHGNQAYQLRHLPFGHHGGLSMGLGAFSNPRQETGMAAHPAYPMGTNTGPAHYLPEGHLGMRQGMDREESPMTGVCVQQSSMASS, from the exons ATGGCTGCTCCAATGCCCCATACGCACCAGCAGTACAGTGACCGCCACCAGCCAAGCACTGACCAAACTGCTGCGGTCCTACCGTACAGCGACCAGGCGCAACAGCTCACTGCCAATCCG AGGCACATGCCCCAGTGCTTTCGTGACCCTACTTTGGCTCCCCTGCGGAAGCTCTCCATAGACCTTATCAAAACCTATAAACAGATCAATGAG GTGTATTATGCAAAAAAGAAGCGGCGGCACCAAACGGGTCAGGGTGAAGACTCCAGTCacaagaaagagaggaaggtcTTCAATGATGGCTACGACGATGACAACTACGATTACATTGTCAAGAATGGGGAAAAGTGGATGGACCGCTATGAGATTGACTCCTTGATCGGCAAAGGGTCATTTGGACAG GTTGTAAAAGCGTATGACCGTGCAGAGCAGGAGTGGGTTGCCATCAAGATCATCAAGAACAAAAAAGCTTTTCTCAATCAAGCCCAGATTGAAGTGCGTCTCCTGGAGCTCATGAACAAACATGACACTGAGATGAAATACTACATAG TTCACCTGAAACGTCACTTCATGTTCCGCAACCACCTCTGCCTGGTGTTTGAGATGCTCTCGTACAACCTATATGACCTGCTGCGGAACACCAACTTCCGTGGCGTCTCTCTCAACCTGACCAGGAAGTTTGCCCAGCAGCTTTGCACTGCGCTACTGTTCCTGGCCACGCCTGAGCTAAGCATCATCCACTGTGACCTGAAGCCTGAGAACATCCTGCTGTGCAACCCCAAAAGGAGCGCCATCAAGATAGTGGACTTTGGCAGCTCCTGCCAACTGGGACAGAGG ATATACCAGTACATCCAGAGTCGTTTTTACCGCTCCCCAGAGGTGCTGCTGGGCATGCCCTATGACCTGGCCATCGACATGTGGTCCCTGGGCTGCATCCTGGTAGAAATGCACACCGGAGAGCCCCTCTTCAGTGGCGCCAATGAG GTGGACCAGATGAATAAGATAGTTGAAGTTCTAGGTATCCCCCCCAATCATATTATGGACCTAGCCCCAAAAGCCAGGAAGTTCTTTGAGAAGCTATCAGATGGCACATGGAGCGTTAAGAAGACCAAAGATGGCAAAAGG TATAAACCTCCAGCCTCTcgaaagctccactccatcctggGTGTGGAGGCCGGGGGTCCAGGTGGCCGGCGGGCGGGGGAGTCTGGCCACGCCGTCGCTGACTACTTGAAGTTCAAGGACCTGATCCTGCGGATGTTGGACTACGACCCCAAGAGCCGCATACAGCCCTACTACGCCCTACAGCACAGCTTCTTCAAGAAGACTGCAGACGAGGGGACCAACACGAGCAGCAGTGTGTCTACCAGCCCAGCGCTGGAGCAGTCCCAGTCCTCTGGAACCACCTCCAGCACCTCCTCCAGCTCCG gaGGATCATCTGGGACAAGTACCAGTGGCAGAGCAAGGTCTGACCCCACCCATCACCACCTACACAGTGGAGGGCACTTTGGGGCAGTGCTGCCAGCCATCGATGGTGACACCCTCTGTCCACAG GCAAGAAAGACTTACCCTCCCCCATTGGTGAGGGGAGGCGGTGTTGGACCAGAGCCAGTGGCCGGAGAGACCCACCCAGTCCAGGAGACCACCTTCCATGTCCCTCCTCAGCACCCCAAGGCCCTGCACCCCCACTCCCACCCCCATCATCACCACGCGCAGGTGATGGCCACAAGGCCCCGGCCACGGCATTACACCTCTCCCACACACAGCGCCTCCACACAGGACTCCATGGAGGTGGTGCATGGCCATCTGTCCATgacctccctgtcttcctctgcctcctcttcctccacatcTTCCTCTTCCACTGGGAACCATGGCAACCAGGCCTACCAGCTCCGCCACCTGCCCTTTGGGCATCACGGCGGGCTGAGCATGGGGTTGGGCGCCTTCTCGAACCCCCGGCAGGAGACGGGCATGGCCGCCCACCCTGCGTACCCCATGGGCACAAACACTGGGCCGGCTCACTACCTACCAGAGGGCCACCTGGGCATGAGGCAGGGCATGGACCGGGAGGAGTCTCCCATGACTGGAGTGTGTGTGCAGCAGAGTTCCATGGCCAGCTCGTGA